A region of Micromonas commoda chromosome 4, complete sequence DNA encodes the following proteins:
- a CDS encoding predicted protein: protein MSGRTATVAALLAALLLARCPACSSTVSSPGAPPAREHESYFEGWGEGYDADDGPRAALANAAQIAADVDPSPVEDDIDALDQPAAKLEVREVRWEDEEATRSKLGRAEFPDGDGDGFRSVYPLTPTPGVDDVSTPITTEEWFRRPRVPPTPVRRRGGLSDPPSGTLGWDPSARAALEAELRRLQFPASCDDAAVLAVPLEMCPLGCRVHIFLQRALIASVTLGRTLVPLPPWDAGLDHLFQPVTNCSLRPGQKGATEGARRELGEAMEALTDLFILSGAPHEKLEPLEASYRGDKKNPARAVDGWLAGLRELMREQHASEQFLGDEHWNKNSPRWKRAAATLAPYTVGRASVKDDGNAAEANDIIVCSNGRCDNAATARGACVRPEGCPGIGLNNDQFPDVLWRIMRNPAAGDAPGFWLSNQPEGEPAPIEYSPTPEDAARIIEAFDDQRASVAGEVQAMLRGDDEEEPGRGLLPLPGYPYPRAVSVPELPPRITVFPPGSFADGCNDWPSACQPHFALHAMLTSWILTRPLAAVAGFITPATFRNLDRIAHPVVTLQVRRSDKMGEDPFYNIHEGYRDLATYVRALDDAATATGKCFKTVFLMTDAKHAVLELRRMHAAGNLTVCGEKPALVFSDAIAADREYSVPVFVDSLVGRRGNESAVEAVRRERLFAAELWVAAKFSDYVVGDASSNVFMLLLEAVAARKGIADIPRLVSWAPGEEHHDHVARCPRHDPVTHRCYWMSSIGASLQEGWHSVLLANPWVNGESRAVRYAMREGPEGVERLLGKRTERER, encoded by the coding sequence atgtccggacggacggcgacggtcgcggcgctcctcgcggcgctcctcctcgcgcgttgtcccgcgtgctcgtccaccgtctcgtcgcccggcgcgccacccgcgcgggaGCACGAGTCGTACTTCGAGGGATGGGGCGAAGGgtacgacgcggacgacgggccgcgcgcggctctggccaacgcggcgcagatcgccgccgacgtcgacccaTCCCCGGTggaggacgacatcgacgccctcgaccaGCCAGCTGCGAAgctcgaggtgcgcgaggtgcgctgggaggacgaggaagcgacgaggtcgaagctggggcgcgccgaattccccgacggcgacggggacggcttCCGGTCCGTCTACCCGCTGACTCCCACGCCCGGGGTGGACGACGTCTCCACGCCCATCACGACGGAGGAGTGGTTcaggcgtccgcgcgtgcccccgacgcccgtgcgccggcggggcggaCTGAGCGACCCGCCCTCGGGAACGCTCGGGTGGGatccctcggcgagggccgcgctggaggcggagCTGCGGCGCCTGCAGTTCCCCGCCtcgtgcgacgacgccgccgtgctcgcggTCCCGCTGGAGATGTGCCCGCTGGGTTGCAGGGTGCACATCTTCCTGCAGCGCGCGCTGATCGCCTCGGTGACGCTGGGTCGCACGCTGGTGCCGCTCCCGCCGTGGGACGCGGGGCTCGATCACCTGTTCCAACCCGTGACCAACTGCAGCCTTCGACCGGGCCAAAAGGGGGCGACGGAGGGGGCGCGCAGGGAGCTCGgggaggcgatggaggcgctgACGGACCTGTTCATCCTGTCCGGGGCGCCGCACGAGAAGCTCGAGCCGCTCGAAGCGAGTTACAGGGGGGATAAAAAAAACCCGGCTCGCGCCGTGGACGGTTGGCTCGCGGGTCTTCGCGAGCTGATGCGGGAGCAGCACGCCAGCGAGCAGTTCCTGGGCGACGAGCACTGGAACAagaactcgccgcggtggaagcgcgcggcggcgacgctcgcgccgtacACGGTAggacgcgcgtcggtgaAGGACGACgggaacgccgccgaggcgaatGACATCATCGTGTGCAGCAACGGACGGTGCgacaacgcggcgacggcgcgcggcgcgtgcgtcagaCCCGAGGGATGCCCCGGCATCGGACTGAACAACGATCAGTTCCCCGACGTTCTCTGGCGGATCATGCGGAACCCCgcggccggggacgcgcccgGTTTTTGGCTGTCGAACCAGCCGGAAGGGGAGCCCGCGCCGATTGAGTACAGCCCGACGCcggaggatgccgcgcgGATCATCGAGGCTTTCGACGACCAAAgggcctccgtcgcgggcgaggtgcAGGCGATGCTgaggggcgacgacgaggaagagcCCGGGCGGGGTTTACTACCGCTGCCGGGGTACCCTTATCCTCGCGCGGTGTCCGTCCCAGAGCTGCCCCCGCGGATAACGGTTTTCCCGCCCGGCTCATTTGCCGACGGGTGCAACGACTGGCCGTCCGCGTGCCAGCCGCACTTCGCGCTGCACGCCATGCTCACCTCGTGGATCCTCACGCGCCccctcgcggccgtcgccgggttcaTAACCCCGGCGACGTTCAGAAACCTTGACCGGATCGCTCACCCGGTTGTCACCCTCCAGGTGCGCCGCTCCGACAAGATGGGCGAGGATCCCTTCTACAACATCCACGAGGGATACAGGGACCTGGCGACGTACGTCCGGgccctggacgacgcggcgacggccacggGCAAGTGCTTCAAGACGGTCTTCTTGATGACCGACGCCAAGCACGCGGTGTTGGAGCTGCGGCGGATGCACGCCGCCGGAAACCTGACGGTGTGCGGAGAGAAACCCGCGTTGGTCTTCTCGGatgcgatcgccgcggacaggGAGTACAGCGTACCGGTGTTCGTCGACAGCCTCGTGGGGCGCAGGGGTAACGagagcgcggtggaggctgtccgtcgcgagcgtctgTTTGCCGCGGAGCTGTGGGTGGCGGCGAAGTTCTCCGACTACGtggtgggcgacgcgagcagcAACGTGTTCATGCTGCTGCtggaggcggtcgccgcgaggaaggggATCGCGGACATACCCAGGCTCGTGTCGTGGGCGCCCGGGGAGGAACATCACGACCACGTCGCACGGTGCCCGCGGCACGACCCGGTGACCCACCGATGCTACTGGATGTCGTCCATAGGCGCTTCGCTGCAGGAGGGGTGGCACAGCGTGCTGCTCGCGAACCCGTGGGTGAACGGGGAGAGTCGCGCGGTGCGGTACGCCATGCGCGAGGGGCCCGAGGGGGTGGAGAGGCTGCTGGGCAAGAGGACCGAGCGGGAGCGATAG
- a CDS encoding predicted protein, with translation MSVYEKTFTLKDEDHTMGNAVRYMLNKNPQVSLAGYSVPHPMEKSVNVRVQTTGEVTATAAMRDALLDIISVCDHVHDTFDTAVADFKAKQPAPMDADSK, from the coding sequence atGTCGGTGTACGAGAAGACATTTACGCTCAAGGATGAGGACCACACGATGGGTAACGCCGTGCGGTACATGCTGAACAAGAACCCGCAGGTGTCGCTGGCGGGGTACAGCGTGCCGCACCCGATGGAGAAATCCGTGAATGTGCGCGTGCAGACAACGGGGGAGgtgaccgcgaccgcggcgatgagggacGCGCTGCTGGATATCATCTCCGTGTGTGACCATGTACATGATACCTTCGacacggcggtggcggacttCAAGGCGAAGCAACCGGCTCCCATGGACGCTGACTCGAAGTGA
- a CDS encoding set domain protein (Predicted histone H3 lysine 4 methyltransferase. ChromDB ID: SDG20118) — protein MEGDDEPPPSPLFVEGGAPAFTSELVPSGVGVDEGGAHGSPNAPAFLQMGAPLGGAEPTLVQPTLFSYNANDLVWARAGTKGNQPFWPGRMIDVMEAPEGVRREAVPNSVCVQFYGPSASKGRDRDYCWATAEQLAPFGENLALLEQQNIPKRLRPTAYREALVEAKELYAELGNNVSAAVAFDPEEAAAEAAGDGDDLEDADAPRCSSCSMALEAPGGHKDTGRCRLCAKLHREGQYCPVCDRVWQWANCPAMVGCDSCDFWVHCACDEPARTVMEAQERGDEVDYHCPRCRVKADEEEDKRREKEVKSAEKAAVKRAKLEAKHATKKAGKAEAKALGVSPSGKVKKKKKKNKKLGRPPKDENVPARGRPLGTGKSKASIAARKIKEQMGHVKPPMRHPKAPGGIPRRPKSAWQLFGSDFFKRYKEEHEGEDIDFSNVYKLQGQAWRDVSKEERTRYEQLAAKETVKFRKYKQQLEQSGLAVDEVLPTNHRPKSKTPVSSAVKQKAVKAVKVRPQGAEADKDELDENGRIDMGGGVTKDPKTGKLYNFEGKPLVGKEAEAAEAGWRPRMDRRASHWSQHFKVDDIMSRPERVDVVCNGVRATFLVREFKMLCQCSQCKGQGKPLSATEWEKHAGMGQAKKWKASIRMVDPARMPIGRWLDGGKRTGKSGTTDDADGKVRKGKSAKSKYPALGGAKKRSYQMVRVQWSVDRCAVCDDDRDFDFDQLVTCDGCGISVHQSCYGIPEIPDDAVGFLCNACEHTGGDTSETPLCVLCPVEGGALKPTTKPGVWCHSACCQWIPETTVVDVDRMEPIDQIHTIQRERWELLCTVCKQRMGAKIQCDHPGCYLSYHPLCARAAGLFMEANLDDDGDEDSPLQMVSYCHRHCRVDTERAALYSGGEGKSIGRDGKLVEAREDHTKKLTKGVKRRIEEEKRKAEEEEEERKAREDESLDTPEDDRGAARCREYAPQGHPRTEAGDEIIMALDSGPNMRRALQHGLGHGTGRKNKGPRRREREAWVQCESCNKWRRVPQSQAEEFSRADAGEWTCSVSSHPRINSCDVPQELEDDDIDARIAMGDQCPFYDDNDLNPPEIIAEEEEPAAEDDEEEEEEEEGNEESSSEADDDDEDDGVKELQDVENDDWDAEDNGKSADPEEHLAIAAAGGYGGADSPPTKRVRFEDALAAVEEDDGDLPSAVFSDNPIVSEVKLEAESPRFPEAMIAAAMMVPSPIEESPGVKREAPAMTPEQALAAAMAASDGENDEDAADGQDDEDEDATDAMDVDEKDENTDTEVKAEGTEDGDGSKEPPDEPAQPLSDLPDVPVICKSFRGVFRPRDNLIECECGRCVREREEPKGKTGERLGIFEPNRWEMHAGMAHAKKWKQSIVVIDPKLQPEAAPEGEAEPDRIEVPFGQWLDDNGLHVEVIQKSRKRGRPKDDGKPKAPPKPRVPHQKANRGKSALAGLTIDLDLDLQKASDNIEEKARALVGRRIRINCNAGPKGAQLILGGAPNKPPVWISGVVQDMKSSRGGCRHLVLHDDGTHEWYALNRVQTEWPGGEEGDDDEPDLTFMPAPEVPAKASVQGSRRGLTGLQSMLALSKAAPAKKGTHQAPVVKEEDGEAPEVKPEEAPETPGRVREKEAWLRCGNVECCKWRRVPESVVAELEREKATAAAAALEAKQAADRGDAGAAARAAARAAPPAPWTCRRSGDPTRNTCEAEPEFGEEEVSVRIAAAERGEAPLSMYADGTVCGDGEEEEEKPVIDNGLEGVLPDDLPDVVTVICRHKVGDYHPRTGMIRCLCPTCVIATEEGRHEESLQEPNRWEIHCDMGQAKKWKASVRVVLEGHKTMPVGRWLEGFGIAVAARRAPRQVRQFGPKRSKLKQMKERGELEEEEETYRRLKPMKGWKKGDEVHRGPPPRSGKREFVELIPYKVNGAKLRSKGGNNSHGYAAPGAGGVGGGVKSGKDPARAEGVGLPESTVFTPSEWEAEVASRLAAKTTGAVAVAAMAEAAKIVDEGKGVRERVAECLRLRRERLTFGKSNIHGWGLIAKQFLKAGSMVVEYVGERLRPSVADLREKVYERTGHDVYLLAADDKTVIDTTVKGSIARFTNHSCTPNMYTKLVALDGDSRIFFFTRIDVHPGQELTYNYRFDAESGKVPCYCGANNCRGFLC, from the exons ATGGAGGGTGACGAtgagccgccgccctcgccgctgTTCGTAGAGGGAGGAGCGCCGGCGTTCACCTCGGAGCTGGTGCCGAgcggggtcggggtcgatGAGGGAGGAGCGCACGGGAgcccgaacgcgcccgcgttccTGCAGATGGGCGCGCCGCTGGGTGGCGCGGAGCCGACGCTGGTGCAGCCGACGCTGTTCTCGTACAACGCGAACGATCTGGTGTGGGCCAGGGCGGGCACCAAGGGCAACCAGCCCTTCTGGCCG GGACGCATGATCGACGTGATGGAGGCacccgagggcgtccgcaGGGAGGCGGTACCCAACAGCGTCTGCGTCCAGTTCTACGGCCCGTCAGCCTCCAAGGGCCGAGACAGGGATTACTGCTGGGCCAccgccgagcagctcgcgcccTTTGGCGAGAAcctggcgctcctcgagcagcAGAACATCCCCAAGCGCCTGAGGCCCACCGCGTACagggaggcgctcgtcgaggccaAGGAGCTTTACGCCGAGCTGGGGAACAACGTCAGCGCGGCGGTTGCGTTTGacccggaggaggcggcggcggaggctgccggggacggggacgacctcgaggacgccgacgcgccgcggtgctcgtcgTGCTCGATGGCGCTGGAAGCACCGGGCGGGCACAAGGACACCGGGCGGTGCAGGCTGTGCGCCAAGCTGCACCGCGAGGGGCAGTATTGTCCGGTGTGCGATAGGGTGTGGCAGTGGGCGAATTGCCCGGCGATGGTCGGGTGCGACTCGTGCGACTTTTGGGTGCACTGCGCgtgcgacgagcccgcgaggACGGTGATGGAGGCGCAGGAAaggggcgacgaggtggactACCACTGCCCGCGGTGCAGGGTCAAGGCTGACGAGGAAGAGGATAAACGGAGGGAGAAGGAGGTGAAGAGCGCGGAGAAAGCTGCGGTTaagcgcgccaagctcgaaGCCAAGCACGCCACAAAAAAGGCGGgcaaggctgaggccaaggcgctcggcgtgagCCCGAGTGGAAAggtgaagaagaagaagaagaaaaaCAAGAAGTTGGGGCGGCCGCCAAAGGATGAGAATGTCCCGGCCCGGGGTCGACCTCTCGGGACCGGCAAATCAAAGGCTTCAATCGCGGCGCGGAAGATAAAGGAACAGATGGGTCACGTGAAGCCGCCGATGAGGCACCCCAAGGCCCCGGGCGGcatcccgcgtcgtccaaagTCCGCTTGGCAGCTATTCGGGTCCGATTTCTTCAAGCGGTACAAAGAGGAGCACGAGGGCGAGGATATTGATTTCTCGAATGTGTACAAGCTGCAGGGTCAGGCTTGGAGGGATGTGTCCAAGGAGGAGCGCACGAGGTACGAGCAACTCGCCGCAAAGGAGACGGTCAAGTTCCGCAAGTACAAGCAGCAGCTGGAGCAGAGCGGCCTTGCCGTCGACGAAGTGCTTCCAACCAACCACAGGCCCAAGTCAAAGACTCCGGTCTCTTCTGCGGTGAAGCAGAAGGCTGTCAAGGCGGTCAAGGTGAGGCCGCAGGGAGCAGAGGCTGACAAGGACGAGTTGGATGAAAACGGCAGGATCgacatgggcggcggcgttacGAAGGACCCAAAGACCGGAAAACTATACAACTTTGAGGGGAAGCCGTTGGTGGGcaaggaggccgaggctgcggaggctgGCTGGCGGCCGAGGAtggatcgccgcgcgtcgcactGGAGCCAGCACTTCAAGGTTGACGACATCATGAGCCGACCCGAGCGGGTGGACGTGGTTTGCAACGGCGTCAGGGCCACTTTCTTGGTCAGAGAGTTCAAGATGCTGTGCCAATGCAGCCAGTGCAAGGGACAGGGTAAGCCGCTGTCAGCGACGGAGTGGGAGAAGCACGCCGGTATGGGACAGGCAAAGAAATGGAAGGCTTCAATCCGGATGGTGGACCCAGCGAGGATGCCGATCGGGCGctggctcgacggcggcaagCGCACAGGAAAGAGCGggacgacggacgacgccgacggtaAGGTCCGCAAAGGCAAGTCCGCGAAGAGCAAGTACCCGGCGCTTGGGGGCGCGAAGAAGAGGAGCTACCAGATGGTTCGCGTGCAGTGGTCCGTGGACAGGTGCGCGgtgtgcgacgacgaccgagACTTTGACTTCGACCAGCTCGTCACCTGCGACGGCTGCGGCATCTCCGTCCACCAGAGCTGCTACGGCATTCCCGAgatccccgacgacgccgtggggTTCCTCTGCAACGCGTGTGAgcacaccggcggcgacactTCCGAGACTCCACTGTGCGTTTTGTGCCCCGTAGAGGGCGGAGCGCTGAAGCCAACCACGAAGCCCGGCGTGTGGTGTCACAGCGCGTGCTGCCAGTGGATCCCCGAGACCACGGTCGTTGACGTGGACCGCATGGAACCCATCGATCAGATCCACACGATCCAGCGCGAGCGGTGGGAGCTGCTGTGCACCGTGTGCAAGCAGCGCATGGGCGCTAAGATCCAGTGCGACCATCCGGGGTGCTACCTCTCCTATCACCCCctgtgcgcgcgcgcggcgggtttgTTCATGGAGGCaaacctcgacgacgacggcgacgaggattCCCCGCTGCAGATGGTGAGCTACTGTCACCGCCACTGCAGGGTGGACACCGAGAGGGCGGCACTGtacagcggcggcgagggcaaatccatcggccgcgacgggaaGCTCGTGGAGGCCAGGGAGGACCACACGAAGAAGCTCACGAAGGGGGTCAAGAGACGGATAGAAGAGGAAAAGAgaaaggcggaggaggaggaggaggaacgcaAGGCTCGCGAGGATGAGTCCCTGGATACCCCGGAggatgaccgcggcgcggccaGGTGCAGGGAGTACGCCCCCCAGGGGCATCCGAGGACCGAGGCTGGTGACGAGATTATCATGGCGCTGGACAGCGGGCCGAACATGCGCCGCGCCCTGCAGCACGGCCTCGGCCACGGCACGGGCAGGAAAAACAAAggaccacgtcgccgcgagaggGAGGCATGGGTACAGTGCGAGTCGTGCAACAAGTGGCGCCGGGTGCCGCAGTCGCAGGCTGAGGAGTTCTCGAGGGCGGATGCGGGCGAGTGGACCTGTTCCGTCAGCTCACACCCACGGATAAACAGCTGCGACGTCCCacaggagctcgaggacgacgacatcgacgcgaggatcgcgatGGGCGACCAGTGCCCCTTCTACGACGACAATGATCTCAATCCACCCGAGATaatcgcggaggaggaagagcCGGCAGCTGAGGatgatgaggaggaggaagaggaggaggagggcaaCGAAGAGTCCTCCTCCGaggctgacgacgacgacgaagatgaCGGCGTCAAGGAGCTGCAGGACGTGGAGAACGATGACTGGGACGCCGAAGACAACGGAAAGTCAGCGGATCCTGAGGAGCACCTCGCAattgcggcggcgggcggctacgggggcgccgactcgccgccgacgaagcgCGTCCGATTCGAggatgcgctcgccgcggtggaagaggacgacggcgacctgCCCTCCGCCGTCTTCTCGGATAATCCAATCGTGTCCGAGGTGAAGCTCGAGGCCGAGAGCCCGAGGTTCCCGGAGgcgatgatcgccgccgcgatgatggTCCCGTCGCCCATCGAGGAGTCCCCAGGCGTCAAGCGggaggcgcccgcgatgacgcCGGAACAGGCGCTGGCTGCAGCGAtggccgcgagcgacggggagaacgacgaggacgcggccgacgggcaggacgacgaggacgaggatgcgACCGACGCCATGGACGTGGATGAGAAGGATGAGAACACCGACACGGAGGTCAAGGCTGAGGGGACAGAAGACGGGGATGGATCCAAGGAGCCCCCGGATGAGCCCGCCCAGCCCCTCTCTGATCTCCCCGACGTGCCGGTCATCTGCAAGAGCTTCCGCGGCGTGTTTCGCCCGCGCGATAACCTCATCGAGTGCGAGTGCGGTCGATGCGTTCGCGAGCGTGAGGAGCCGAAGGGTAAGACCGGGGAAAGGCTGGGCATCTTCGAGCCGAATAGGTGGGAGATGCACGCGGGGATGGCACACGCCAAAAAATGGAAACAGtccatcgtcgtcatcgaccCGAAGCTGCAGCCGGAGGCTGCGCcggagggcgaggcggaACCCGATCGCATCGAGGTTCCCTTTGGTCAGTGGCTGGATGATAATGGCCTTCACGTCGAAGTTATTCAGAAGTCGCGGAAGCGCGGCCGCCCCAAGGATGACGGCAAGCCCAAGGCGCCACCCAAGCCGAGGGTCCCGCACCAGAAGGCAAACCGCGGCAagtccgccctcgcgggtcTCACCATCGACCTGGACCTGGACCTGCAGAAGGCTTCCGACAACatcgaggagaaggccagAGCGCTCGTCGGCCGTCGCATTCGCATCAACTGCAACGCCGGTCCCAAGGGTGCGCAGCTCATCCTCGGAGGCGCGCCGAACAAGCCCCCGGTGTGGATATCCGGCGTGGTTCAGGACATGAAGTCCTCACGCGGCGGATGCAGGCACCTCGTGctccacgacgacggcacgcACGAGTGGTACGCGCTCAATCGCGTGCAGACGGAGTGGCCGGGaggggaggagggcgacgacgacgagccggaCCTGACGTTcatgcccgcgcccgaggtgcCGGCCAAGGCGAGCGTGCAGGGTTCCAGGCGCGGGCTCACCGGCCTGCAGTCCATGCTGGCGCTGTCCAAGGCGGCCCCCGCCAAGAAAGGCACTCACCAGGCGCCGGTAGTCAAGGAGGAAGACGGTGAGGCTCCCGAGGTTAAGCCCGAGGAAGCCCCCGAGACCCCCGGTCGCGtgagggagaaggaggcgtgGCTTCGCTGCGGGAACGTCGAGTGCTGCAAGTGGCGTCGCGTCCCGGAGTCCGTCGTGGCCGAACTGGAGCGGGAGaaggcgaccgccgccgcagccgcgttGGAGGCTAAGCAGGCGGCGGACCGCggagacgccggcgccgccgcgcgagccgccgcgcgagccgccccgccggcgccgtggacgtgcCGTCGCTCCGGCGACCCGACGAGGAACACGTGTGAAGCCGAGCCCGAGTTTGGCGAGGAGGAAGTTTCCgttcgcatcgccgccgccgagcgcggtgaggcGCCCCTCAGCATGtacgccgacggcaccgtgtgcggcgacggcgaagaggaggaggagaaacCCGTCATCGATAACGGCCTGGAGGGTGTCCTTCCTGACGACCTCCCCGACGTGGTCACCGTCATCTGCCGCCACAAGGTTGGCGACTATCACCCGCGGACCGGTATGATCAGGTGCCTGTGCCCGACCTGCGTGATCGCCACGGAGGAAGGGAGGCACGAAGAGTCCCTGCAGGAGCCCAACCGGTGGGAGATCCACTGCGACATGGGCCAGGCGAAGAAGTGGAAGGCGTCGGTGCGGGTGGTGCTTGAAGGGCACAAGACGATGCCCGTGGGACGGTGGTTAGAGGGCTtcggcatcgccgtcgcggccagGCGCGCACCCAGGCAGGTTAGGCAGTTTGGCCCGAAGCGATCCAAGCTGAAACAGATGAAAGAGCGcggggagctcgaggaggaagaggagacCTACCGTAGGCTGAAGCCGATGAAGGGATGGAAgaagggcgacgaggtgcaCCGGGGGCCGCCGCCCAGGAGCGGCAAGCGCGAATTCGTCGAGTTGATCCCCTACAAGGTCAACGGCGCCAAGCTCAGGAGCAAGGGAGGGAACAACTCGCACGGGTacgccgcgccgggtgcgggcggcgtcggtggcggcgtgaAGTCCGGCAAGGACCCGGCGAGGGCAGAAGGCGTGGGCCTCCCCGAGTCGACGGTGTTCACGCCGAGCGAGTGGGAGGCTGAGGTTGCGTCACGGCTGGCGGCTAAGaccaccggcgcggtcgccgtcgcggccatggccgaggctgccaagatcgtggacgagggcaagggcgtgcgcgagcgcgtggccGAGTGCTTGcgcctgcgacgcgagcgcctcacCTTCGGGAAGAGCAACATCCACGGCTGGGGCCTCATCGCGAAGCAGTTTTTGAAAGCCGGGTCCATGGTTGTCGAGTACGTgggcgagcgcctgcgtcCCAGCGTGGCGGACCTGCGGGAGAAGGTGTACGAACGCACGGGCCATGACGTatacctcctcgccgcggacgataAGACAGTCATTGACACCACCGTCAAGGGCTCCATCGCCAGGTTCACCAACCACAGCTGCACCCCGAACATGTACACAAAGCTGGTCGCCTTGGACGGTGACTCTCGGATATTCTTCTTCACCCGCATCGACGTGCACCCAGGGCAGGAGCTGACGTACAACTACAGATTCGATGCTGAGAGCGGCAAGGTGCCGTGCTACTGCGGGGCGAACAACTGCCGGGGATTCCTGTGCTGA
- a CDS encoding zinc permease family (zinc ion transport; Zn2+)-Iron (Fe2+), whose protein sequence is MGVAQGNVGLAFGLVIFAGLTTTIGSAFVYCTSYANTKALAAALGASAGVMLYVSFVEIFAIKAIEGFEAADPEHGSKLAVLCFFCGILATFGLDALVHQIGKTQQQWTGADDEADKVCVCHADPNDVIDMLSGERAMWSDAAAATHDVILEADGIKVTTPKGGSGANHPFGRASEAPMHEGMNGHSKEGMNGHSKERGSDSDFENMLSNAVIDSIDTPSKKHLKRMGFLTACAIALHNFPEGLATFVAALADAKLGVALAVAIAVHNIPEGICVAMPVYYATGSKFKGFMWSFVSGISEPIGGLVGYLILYGNGMSDRAYGALFACVGGMMVYISLKELLPTALKYDQHDHYVTNCMFGGMAIMALSLILFQI, encoded by the exons Atg GGAGTAGCCCAGGGCAACGTCGGCCTTGCCTTCGGGCTCGTCATCTTCGCTGGCCTGACCACGACGATTGGCAGCGCCTTCGTCTACTGCACGTCGTACGCCAACACCaaggctctcgccgccgcgctcggggcgagcgccgggGTGATGCTTTACGTCTCCTTCGTCGAGATCTTCGCCATTAAGGCCATCGAGGGGTTCGAGGCTGCCGACCCGGAGCACGGCTCCAAGTTGGCGGTGCTGTGCTTCTTCTGCGGCATCCTGGCAACCttcggcctcgacgcgctggtgCATCAGATTGGCAAGACGCAGCAACAGTGGACGGgtgcggacgacgaggcggacaaGGTGTGCGTGTGCCACGCGGATCCGaacgacgtcatcgacatgctctccggcgagcgcgcgatgtggtccgacgcggcggcggcgacgcacgacgTCATCCTGGAGGCGGATGGCATCAAGGTGACAACGCCAAAGGGGGGCTCGGGCGCCAACCATCCGTTCGGCAGGGCATCGGAGGCGCCGATGCACGAAGGCATGAACGGGCACTCTAAAGAAGGCATGAACGGGCACTCTAAAGAAAGGGGGAGCGACAGCGACTTTGAGAACATGCTGTCCAACGCGGTGATTGACTCGATTGACACGCCGTCGAAGAAGCACCTGAAGCGGATGGGCTTCCTGACTGCgtgcgccatcgcgctccACAATTTCCCGGAAGGTCTCGCCACTTTCGTCGCGGCCCTGGCGGACGCCAAGCTCGGGGTCGCACTCGCGGTTGCGATCGCCGTGCACAACATTCCGGAGGGTATCTGCGTCGCCATGCCGGTGTACTACGCGACGGGGTCGAAGTTTAAGGGTTTCATGTGGTCCTTCGTCTCGGGCATCAGCGAGCCCATCGGCGGGCTGGTCGGGTACCTCATCCTCTACGGTAACGGGATGAGCGATAGGGCGTACGGCGCATTGTTCGCGTGCGTGGGGGGGATGATGGTTTACATCTCCCTGAAGGAGCTCCTGCCGACGGCGCTCAAGTATGACCAGCACGACCACTACGTCACAAACTGCATGTTCGGGGGCATGGCAATCATGGCGCTGTCCCTCATCCTGTTCCAGATCTGA